In the genome of Penaeus vannamei isolate JL-2024 chromosome 26, ASM4276789v1, whole genome shotgun sequence, one region contains:
- the LOC113820171 gene encoding uncharacterized protein isoform X4, whose translation MAGPLVKAAVLLGVVCGAVADGSYASRGGSFGGGPVGGGISGGGGGGFVGGGNFIGGGGGGVGGGSFIGGGGGLGGIGGVGGGRVDAGHLVGHGVLPAGGGYSGGAIGGGGAGGFIGGGSAVGGSFGGGSSFGGISSGGGSFGGSGVGGSFGGPIGGVSSGRVSGGYGR comes from the exons ATGGCAGGTCCTTTG GTAAAGGCGGCTGTCCTGCTGGGAGTGGTGTGTGGAGCTGTGGCTGATGGAAGCTATGCTTCCCGCGGTGGAAGCTTTGGAGGTGGACCTGTTGGAGGCGGCatctctggaggaggaggaggaggtttcgtTGGAGGAGGCAACttcattggaggaggaggaggtggtgttgggggaggCAGCTTcatcggaggaggcggaggcctTGGCGGCATCGGCGGAGTCGGCGGCGGCAGAGTTGACGCAGGACACCTCGTTGGACACGGTGTCCTCCCTGCTGGCGGCGGCTACTCCGGAGGTGCTATCGGAGGTGGAGGCGCTGGAGGTTTCATCGGAGGTGGCAGCGCAGTAGGAGGCTCCTTCGGAGGTGGAAGCTCTTTCGGAGGAATCAGCTCAGGAGGAGGCTCTTTCGGAGGCTCCGGTGTGGGAGGTTCCTTCGGAGGCCCCATTGGAGGCGTGTCTTCCGGACGCGTTAGTGGAGGATACGGCCGATAA
- the LOC113818493 gene encoding uncharacterized protein isoform X4, which produces MASRSVIKAAVLLGLVYGAVAGGGYGSSGGGGGFIGGSHGGLGGGFGGLGGGHGGVGGGFGGLGGGHGGIGGGFGGGNFIGGGGGHGGYGGGVGGGSVVRARLVGVGYLPSVGGHSGGAGGFVGGHGGGAGGFIGGGSSIGGGFGSSIGGGFGSHGSSGHVSGGYGGK; this is translated from the exons ATCAAGGCAGCCGTCCTGCTGGGTCTGGTGTACGGCGCGGTAGCTGGCGGAGGCTACGGCTCCTCCGGCGGCGGAGGAGGCTTCATCGGAGGAAGCCATGGCGGCCTTGGAGGAGGCTTCGGAGGCCTCGGAGGAGGCCATGGCGGCGTTGGAGGAGGCTTCGGAGGCCTCGGAGGAGGCCATGGCGGTATCGGAGGAGGCTTCGGCGGAGGCAACTTCATCGGAGGAGGCGGCGGCCACGGCGGCTACGGCGGAGGCGTTGGCGGCGGCAGCGTCGTCAGAGCGCGCCTGGTTGGAGTCGGCTACCTTCCCTCAGTCGGAGGCCACAGTGGCGGCGCTGGAGGCTTCGTCGGCGGCCACGGAGGAGGTGCTGGAGGTTTCATCGGCGGCGGCAGCTCCATCGGAG GCGGATTCGGAAGCTCCATCGGAGGCGGATTCGGAAGCCACGGGTCTTCCGGCCACGTCAGCGGAGGATACGGCGGGAAATGA
- the LOC138859088 gene encoding uncharacterized protein isoform X1 — MAGPLVKAAVLLGVVCGAVADGSYASRGGSFGGGISGGGVGGFVGGGNFIGGGGGAGVGGGSFIGGGGGLGGIGGVGGGRVDAGHLVGHGVLPAGGGYSGGAVGGGGAGGFIGGGSAVGGSFGGGSSFGGISSGGGSFGGISSGGGSFGGSGVGGSFGGPIGGVSSGRVSGGYGR; from the exons ATGGCAGGTCCTCTG GTAAAGGCAGCTGTCCTGCTGGGAGTGGTGTGTGGAGCTGTGGCTGATGGAAGCTATGCTTCCCGCGGTGGAAGCTTTGGAGGCGGCATCtctggaggaggagtaggaggtttCGTTGGAGGAGGCAACttcattggaggaggaggaggggctggtgTTGGGGGAG GCAGCTTcatcggaggaggcggaggcctTGGCGGCATCGGCGGAGTCGGCGGCGGCAGAGTTGACGCAGGACACCTCGTTGGACACGGTGTCCTCCCTGCTGGCGGCGGCTACTCCGGAGGTGCTGTCGGAGGTGGAGGCGCTGGAGGTTTCATCGGAGGTGGCAGCGCAGTAGGAGGCTCCTTCGGAGGTGGAAGCTCTTTCGGAGGAATCAGCTCAGGAGGAGGCTCTTTCGGAGGAATCAGCTCAGGAGGAGGCTCTTTCGGAGGCTCCGGTGTGGGAGGTTCCTTCGGAGGCCCCATTGGAGGCGTGTCTTCCGGACGCGTTAGTGGAGGATACGGCCGATAA
- the LOC113820171 gene encoding uncharacterized protein isoform X1, whose amino-acid sequence MAGPLVKAAVLLGVVCGAVADGSYASRGGSFGGGPVGGGISGGGVGGFVGGGNFIGGGGGAGVGGGSFIGGGGGLGGIGGVGGGRVDAGHLVGHGVLPAGGGYSGGAVGGGSAGGFIGGGSAVGGSFGGGSSFGGISSGGGSFGGISSGGGSFGGSGVGGSFGGPIGGVSSGRVSGGYGR is encoded by the exons ATGGCAGGTCCTCTG GTAAAGGCAGCTGTCCTGCTGGGAGTGGTGTGTGGAGCTGTGGCTGATGGAAGCTATGCTTCCCGCGGTGGAAGCTTTGGAGGTGGACCTGTTGGAGGCGGCATCtctggaggaggagtaggaggtttCGTTGGAGGAGGCAACttcattggaggaggaggaggggctggtgTTGGGGGAGGCAGCTTcatcggaggaggcggaggcctTGGCGGCATCGGCGGAGTCGGCGGCGGCAGAGTTGACGCAGGACACCTCGTTGGACACGGTGTCCTCCCTGCTGGCGGCGGCTACTCCGGAGGTGCTGTCGGAGGTGGAAGCGCTGGAGGTTTCATCGGAGGTGGTAGCGCAGTAGGAGGCTCCTTCGGAGGTGGAAGCTCTTTCGGAGGAATCAGCTCAGGAGGAGGCTCTTTCGGAGGAATCAGCTCAGGAGGAGGCTCTTTCGGAGGCTCCGGTGTGGGAGGTTCCTTCGGAGGCCCCATTGGGGGCGTGTCTTCCGGACGCGTTAGTGGAGGCTACGGCCGATAA
- the LOC113818493 gene encoding uncharacterized protein isoform X3, which yields MASRSLIKAAVLLGLVYGAVAGGGYGSSGGGGGFIGGSHGGLGGGFGGLGGGHGGVGGGFGGLGGGHGGIGGGFGGGNFIGGGGGHGGYGGGVGGGSVVRARLVGVGYLPSVGGHSGGAGGFVGGHGGGAGGFIGGGSSIGGGFGSSIGGGFGSHGSSGHVSGGYGGK from the exons ATGGCTTCCCGCTCCTTG ATCAAGGCAGCCGTCCTGCTGGGTCTGGTGTACGGCGCGGTAGCTGGCGGAGGCTACGGCTCCTCCGGCGGCGGAGGAGGCTTCATCGGAGGAAGCCATGGCGGCCTTGGAGGAGGCTTCGGAGGCCTCGGAGGAGGCCATGGCGGCGTTGGAGGAGGCTTCGGAGGCCTCGGAGGAGGCCATGGCGGTATCGGAGGAGGCTTCGGCGGAGGCAACTTCATCGGAGGAGGCGGCGGCCACGGCGGCTACGGCGGAGGCGTTGGCGGCGGCAGCGTCGTCAGAGCGCGCCTGGTTGGAGTCGGCTACCTTCCCTCAGTCGGAGGCCACAGTGGCGGCGCTGGAGGCTTCGTCGGCGGCCACGGAGGAGGTGCTGGAGGTTTCATCGGCGGCGGCAGCTCCATCGGAG GCGGATTCGGAAGCTCCATCGGAGGCGGATTCGGAAGCCACGGGTCTTCCGGACACGTCAGCGGAGGATACGGCGGGAAATGA
- the LOC113818493 gene encoding uncharacterized protein isoform X6 yields MASRSLIKAAVLLGLVYGAVAGGGYGSSGGGGGFIGGSHGGLGGGFGGLGGGHGGVGGGFGGLGGGHGGIGGGFGGGNFIGGGGGHGGYGGGVGGGSVVRARLVGVGYLPSVGGHSGGAGGFVGGHGGGAGGFIGGGSSIGGGFGSHGSSGHVSGGYGYGGK; encoded by the exons ATGGCTTCCCGCTCCTTG ATCAAGGCAGCCGTCCTGCTGGGTCTGGTGTACGGCGCGGTAGCTGGCGGAGGCTACGGCTCCTCCGGCGGCGGAGGAGGCTTCATCGGAGGAAGCCATGGCGGCCTTGGAGGAGGCTTCGGAGGCCTCGGAGGAGGCCATGGCGGCGTTGGAGGAGGCTTCGGAGGCCTCGGAGGAGGCCATGGCGGTATCGGAGGAGGCTTCGGCGGAGGCAACTTCATCGGAGGAGGCGGCGGCCACGGCGGCTACGGCGGAGGCGTTGGCGGCGGCAGCGTCGTCAGAGCGCGCCTGGTTGGAGTCGGCTACCTTCCCTCAGTCGGAGGCCACAGTGGCGGCGCTGGAGGCTTCGTCGGCGGCCACGGAGGAGGTGCTGGAGGTTTCATCGGCGGCGGCAGCTCCATCGGAGGCGGATTCGGAAGCCACGGGTCTTCCGGCCACGTCAGCGGAGGATACGGATACGGCGGGAAATGA
- the LOC113820171 gene encoding uncharacterized protein isoform X3, translating into MAGPLVKTAVLLGVVCGAVADGSYASRGGSFGGGPVGGGISGGGVGGFVGGGNFIGGGGGGVGGGSFIGGGSGVGGGSFIGGGGGLGGIGGVGGVDAGHLVGHGVLPAGGGYSGGAVGGGSAGGFIGGGSAVGGSFGGGSSFGGISSGGGSFGGSGVGGSFGGPIGGVSSGRVSGGYGR; encoded by the exons ATGGCAGGTCCTCTG GTAAAGACGGCTGTCCTGCTGGGAGTGGTGTGTGGAGCTGTGGCTGATGGAAGCTATGCTTCCCGCGGTGGAAGCTTTGGAGGTGGACCTGTTGGAGGCGGCATCtccggaggaggagtaggaggtttCGTTGGAGGAGGAAACttcattggaggaggaggaggtggtgttgggggaggCAGCTTCATCGGAGGAGGATCTGGTGTTGGGGGAGGCAGCTTcatcggaggaggcggaggcctTGGCGGCATCGGCGGAGTCGGCGGAGTTGACGCAGGACACCTCGTTGGACACGGTGTCCTCCCTGCTGGCGGCGGCTACTCCGGAGGTGCTGTCGGAGGTGGAAGCGCTGGAGGTTTCATCGGAGGTGGCAGCGCAGTAGGAGGCTCCTTCGGAGGTGGAAGCTCTTTCGGAGGAATCAGCTCAGGAGGAGGCTCTTTCGGAGGCTCCGGTGTGGGAGGTTCCTTCGGAGGCCCCATTGGAGGCGTGTCTTCCGGACGCGTTAGTGGAGGATACGGCCGATAA
- the LOC138859096 gene encoding uncharacterized protein isoform X1, with product MALSALMKSAVVLGVMYGAVADGGYGSHGGGFGGGVSGGVGGGFGGSHGGVGGGFGGLGGSHGGVGGGLGGGSFIGGGGGHGGYGGGVGGGSVVPAVLVGVGVLPSGGGGYGGGAVGGHGGGAGGFIGGGSSVGGSFGGGFGSSIGGGFGSHGSSGHVSGGYGGK from the exons ATGGCTCTGAGTGCTCTG ATGAAGTCAGCCGTTGTGCTAGGAGTGATGTACGGAGCCGTGGCTGACGGAGGCTACGGCTCTCACGGAGGAGGCTTTGGAGGCGGTGTTTCCGGGGGCGTAGGAGGAGGCTTCGGAGGAAGCCATGGCGGCGTTGGAGGAGGCTTCGGAGGCCTCGGAGGAAGCCATGGCGGCGTTGGAGGAGGCCTCGGCGGAGGCAGCTTCATCGGAGGAGGCGGCGGCCACGGCGGCTACGGCGGAGGCGTTGGCGGCGGCAGCGTCGTCCCAGCGGTTCTGGTCGGGGTCGGCGTCCTCCCCTCGGGCGGAGGCGGCTACGGCGGCGGCGCCGTCGGGGGCCATGGCGGAGGCGCCGGAGGCTTCATCGGAGGCGGCAGCAGCGTAGGAGGTTCCTTCGGAGGCGGATTCGGAAGCTCCATCGGAGGCGGATTCGGAAGCCACGGGTCTTCCGGCCACGTCAGCGGAGGATACGGCGGGAAATGA
- the LOC113818493 gene encoding uncharacterized protein isoform X7 yields MALSALMKSAVVLGVMYGAVADGGYGSHGGGFGGGVSGGVGGGFGGLGGSHGGVGGGLGGGSFIGGGGGSFIGGGGGHGGYGGGVGGGSVVPAVLVGVGVLPSGGGGYGGGAVGGHGGGAGGFIGGGSSVGGSFGGGFGSSIGGGFGSHGSSGHVSGGYGGK; encoded by the exons ATGGCTCTGAGTGCTCTG ATGAAGTCAGCCGTTGTGCTGGGAGTGATGTACGGAGCCGTGGCTGACGGAGGCTACGGCTCTCACGGAGGAGGCTTTGGAGGCGGTGTTTCCGGGGGCGTAGGAGGAGGCTTCGGAGGCCTCGGAGGAAGCCATGGCGGCGTCGGAGGAGGCCTCGGCGGAGGCAGCTTcatcggaggaggcggaggcagcTTCATCGGAGGAGGCGGCGGCCACGGCGGCTACGGCGGAGGCGTTGGCGGCGGCAGCGTCGTCCCAGCGGTTCTGGTCGGGGTCGGCGTCCTCCCCTCGGGCGGAGGCGGCTACGGCGGCGGCGCCGTCGGGGGCCATGGCGGAGGCGCTGGAGGCTTCATCGGAGGCGGCAGCAGCGTCGGAGGTTCCTTCGGAGGCGGATTCGGAAGCTCCATCGGAGGCGGATTCGGAAGCCACGGGTCTTCCGGCCACGTCAGCGGAGGATACGGCGGGAAATGA
- the LOC138859088 gene encoding uncharacterized protein isoform X2 has product MAGPLVKAAVLLGVVCGAVADGSYASRGGSFGGGISGGGVGGFVGGGNFIGGGGGAGVGGGSFIGGGGGLGGIGGVGGGRVDAGHLVGHGVLPAGGGYSGGAVGGGGAGGFIGGGSAVGGSFGGGGSFGGISSGGGSFGGSGVGGSFGGPIGGVSSGRVSGGYGR; this is encoded by the exons ATGGCAGGTCCTCTG GTAAAGGCAGCTGTCCTGCTGGGAGTGGTGTGTGGAGCTGTGGCTGATGGAAGCTATGCTTCCCGCGGTGGAAGCTTTGGAGGCGGCATCtctggaggaggagtaggaggtttCGTTGGAGGAGGCAACttcattggaggaggaggaggggctggtgTTGGGGGAG GCAGCTTcatcggaggaggcggaggcctTGGCGGCATCGGCGGAGTCGGCGGCGGCAGAGTTGACGCAGGACACCTCGTTGGACACGGTGTCCTCCCTGCTGGCGGCGGCTACTCCGGAGGTGCTGTCGGAGGTGGAGGCGCTGGAGGTTTCATCGGAGGTGGCAGCGCAGTAGGAGGCTCCTTCGGAG GAGGAGGCTCTTTCGGAGGAATCAGCTCAGGAGGAGGCTCTTTCGGAGGCTCCGGTGTGGGAGGTTCCTTCGGAGGCCCCATTGGAGGCGTGTCTTCCGGACGCGTTAGTGGAGGATACGGCCGATAA
- the LOC113818493 gene encoding uncharacterized protein isoform X2: MASRSLIKAAVLLGLVYGAVAGGGYGSSGGGGGFIGGSHGGLGGGFGGLGGGHGGVGGGFGGLGGGHGGIGGGFGGGNFIGGGGGHGGYGGGVGGGSVVRARLVGVGYLPSVGGHSGGAGGFVGGHGGGAGGFIGGGSSIGGGFGSSIGGGFGSHGSSGHVSGGYGGK, translated from the exons ATGGCTTCCCGCTCCTTG ATCAAGGCAGCCGTCCTGCTGGGTCTGGTGTACGGCGCGGTAGCTGGCGGAGGCTACGGCTCCTCCGGCGGCGGAGGAGGCTTCATCGGAGGAAGCCATGGCGGCCTTGGAGGAGGCTTCGGAGGCCTCGGAGGAGGCCATGGCGGCGTTGGAGGAGGCTTCGGAGGCCTCGGAGGAGGCCATGGCGGTATCGGAGGAGGCTTCGGCGGAGGCAACTTCATCGGAGGAGGCGGCGGCCACGGCGGCTACGGCGGAGGCGTTGGCGGCGGCAGCGTCGTCAGAGCGCGCCTGGTTGGAGTCGGCTACCTTCCCTCAGTCGGAGGCCACAGTGGCGGCGCTGGAGGCTTCGTCGGCGGCCACGGAGGAGGTGCTGGAGGTTTCATCGGCGGCGGCAGCTCCATCGGAG GCGGATTCGGAAGCTCCATCGGAGGCGGATTCGGAAGCCACGGGTCTTCCGGCCACGTCAGCGGAGGATACGGCGGGAAATGA
- the LOC138859096 gene encoding uncharacterized protein isoform X2 — MALSALMKSAVVLGVMYGAVADGGYGSHGGGFGGGVSGGVGGGFGGLGGSHGGVGGGLGGGSFIGGGGGHGGYGGGVGGGSVVPAVLVGVGVLPSGGGGYGGGAVGGHGGGAGGFIGGGSSVGGSFGGGFGSSIGGGFGSHGSSGHVSGGYGGK; from the exons ATGGCTCTGAGTGCTCTG ATGAAGTCAGCCGTTGTGCTAGGAGTGATGTACGGAGCCGTGGCTGACGGAGGCTACGGCTCTCACGGAGGAGGCTTTGGAGGCGGTGTTTCCGGGGGCGTAGGAGGAG GCTTCGGAGGCCTCGGAGGAAGCCATGGCGGCGTTGGAGGAGGCCTCGGCGGAGGCAGCTTCATCGGAGGAGGCGGCGGCCACGGCGGCTACGGCGGAGGCGTTGGCGGCGGCAGCGTCGTCCCAGCGGTTCTGGTCGGGGTCGGCGTCCTCCCCTCGGGCGGAGGCGGCTACGGCGGCGGCGCCGTCGGGGGCCATGGCGGAGGCGCCGGAGGCTTCATCGGAGGCGGCAGCAGCGTAGGAGGTTCCTTCGGAGGCGGATTCGGAAGCTCCATCGGAGGCGGATTCGGAAGCCACGGGTCTTCCGGCCACGTCAGCGGAGGATACGGCGGGAAATGA
- the LOC113820171 gene encoding uncharacterized protein isoform X5, whose product MAGPLVKAAVLLGVVCGAVADGSYASRGGSFGGGPVGGGISGGGGGGFVGGGNFIGGGGGGVGGGSFIGGGGGLGGIGGVGGGRVDAGHLVGHGVLPAGGGYSGGAIGGGGAGGFIGGGSAVGGSFGGGSSFGGISSGGGSFGGSGVGGSFGGPIGGVSSGRVSGGYGR is encoded by the exons ATGGCAGGTCCTCTG GTAAAGGCGGCTGTCCTGCTGGGAGTGGTGTGTGGAGCTGTGGCTGATGGAAGCTATGCTTCCCGCGGTGGAAGCTTTGGAGGTGGACCTGTTGGAGGCGGCatctctggaggaggaggaggaggtttcgtTGGAGGAGGCAACttcattggaggaggaggaggtggtgttgggggaggCAGCTTcatcggaggaggcggaggcctTGGCGGCATCGGCGGAGTCGGCGGCGGCAGAGTTGACGCAGGACACCTCGTTGGACACGGTGTCCTCCCTGCTGGCGGCGGCTACTCCGGAGGTGCTATCGGAGGTGGAGGCGCTGGAGGTTTCATCGGAGGTGGCAGCGCAGTAGGAGGCTCCTTCGGAGGTGGAAGCTCTTTCGGAGGAATCAGCTCAGGAGGAGGCTCTTTCGGAGGCTCCGGTGTGGGAGGTTCCTTCGGAGGCCCCATTGGAGGCGTGTCTTCCGGACGCGTTAGTGGAGGATACGGCCGATAA